Proteins from a genomic interval of Papaver somniferum cultivar HN1 chromosome 4, ASM357369v1, whole genome shotgun sequence:
- the LOC113276326 gene encoding pentatricopeptide repeat-containing protein At3g24000, mitochondrial-like, which yields MYSRFNSLKAAKHVFDQMPERNQASWNTIVSGCVRAGFHIEGFELFREMLVRGVEPNIFVLSSLISACNKSDSLFLEGIQIHGFAEKAGFLADVFVSSALLHFYGTYGYMTAARKFFEEMPERNVVSWTSLMMDYSNNGDPEEAIEIYCRMKGAGVSCNQNSFATVISSCGTLENELLGRQVLAHVLVSGFGSNVSVSNALIHMFGSCGDVKNVDYVFDRMPERDTISWNSIISAYSQNGLCEESLRTFQKMRLANLKPNSTALSCLISSCSSVDNLRWGMGIHGLVVKLGLDSIVCVGNTLITLYSESGMFEDSKLSFLEMSHKDLISWHSMMVACVQNGHHRNALELLAELCRTSQIRNHVTFAIALAACSDPEDLLEGKTIHAYIIRLGLHQNLLIGNTLVTMYGKCGMIRAAERVIHIMPERNEVTWNALIGGFVENEEPQAAVKAYKSMRKDGISVNYITIVSILGSWSAPNDLLKVGMSIHAHIVLMGFGQDDYVKNSLLTMYAKCGDFTSSNFIFNEFDSKTAVSWNVMIATNAHQGNGEEALKLFLKMHRSGVDFDHFSFSGGLAASSNLASLEEGQQIHSLMIKLGFGSDLHVANAAMDMYGKCGDMVDVLKILPEPTSRSRLSWNILISGFSRHGYFKEAIETFNEMIQMGEWPDHVTFVSLLSACNHGGLVDEGLSYFSSMMSEFGVTQGIEHCVCIIDLLGRLGRLSEADKFITEMPVPPNDLIWRSLLSACRNHNNLELGIKAAQHLLELDPSDDAAYVLLSNVCAVSGRWEDVDDLRRKMKSSNIKKKPACSWVKVNNKVSTFGMGDKSHPQKDQIYAKLEDLKQIIRETGYIPDTSFSLHDTDEEQKEQNLWNHSEKVALAFALINSVDGSVIRIFKNLRVCGDCHSMFKHVSQAVQRTIVLRDSYRFHHFSGGKCSCGDYW from the coding sequence ATGTACTCTAGATTTAACAGTTTAAAAGCTGCCAAACATGTGTTTGATCAAATGCCCGAAAGAAATCAAGCCTCTTGGAATACTATAGTGTCTGGGTGTGTTAGAGCTGGTTTTCATATTGAAGGGTTTGAGTTATTTAGAGAAATGCTGGTTCGAGGAGTCGAACCGAACATTTTTGTGTTGTCAAGTCTAATAAGCGCTTGCAACAAGTCTGATTCATTGTTCTTAGAAGGAATTCAAATTCATGGTTTTGCTGAGAAGGCTGGTTTTCTTGCTGATGTTTTTGTAAGTAGTGCTCTACTTCACTTTTATGGTACTTATGGATATATGACCGCGGCTCGTAAATTTTTTGAGGAAATGCCAGAACGAAATGTAGTTTCTTGGACTTCTTTAATGATGGACTACTCTAATAATGGTGACCCAGAGGAGGCTATTGAAATTTATTGCAGAATGAAGGGTGCAGGAGTTAGTTGCAATCAGAATTCTTTTGCAACAGTAATTAGTTCATGTGGGACACTTGAGAATGAGTTATTGGGTCGTCAAGTTCTTGCCCATGTCCTGGTTTCTGGTTTCGGGTCTAATGTTTCTGTTTCAAACGCTCTTATACACATGTTTGGTAGTTGTGGTGATGTAAAGAATGTTGACTATGTTTTTGATCGGATGCCTGAGCGAGATACAATCTCATGGAACTCAATCATATCTGCATATTCCCAGAATGGACTTTGTGAGGAATCACTGAGAACTTTCCAGAAAATGCGTCTAGCTAACTTGAAACCAAATTCTACAGCACTATCCTGTTTGATTTCTTCTTGCAGTAGTGTGGATAATCTTAGATGGGGAATGGGAATCCATGGTTTAGTTGTTAAACTCGGATTGGATTCAATCGTTTGTGTTGGCAATACCCTTATTACTCTCTATTCTGAGTCTGGAATGTTTGAAGATTCAAAGTTGTCGTTTCTTGAAATGTCTCACAAGGATTTGATTTCATGGCACTCGATGATGGTTGCCTGCGTTCAAAATGGTCACCATAGGAATGCACTAGAACTTCTGGCGGAACTGTGCAGAACTAGCCAAATAAGAAATCATGTAACTTTTGCTATTGCTTTAGCTGCATGTTCAGACCCTGAAGATTTATTAGAGGGCAAAACTATCCATGCGTATATTATCCGGTTAGGCCTTCATCAAAATTTGCTTATAGGTAATACACTAGTAACCATGTACGGAAAATGTGGAATGATACGGGCAGCTGAACGAGTTATTCATATCATGCCAGAACGAAATGAGGTTACATGGAATGCACTTATTGGGGGATTCGTCGAAAATGAAGAACCACAAGCAGCAGTAAAAGCTTACAAGTCAATGAGGAAAGATGGAATCTCTGTAAATTACATAACTATTGTGAGTATTCTTGGTTCTTGGTCAGCACCAAATGATCTTCTGAAAGTCGGGATGTCCATCCATGCACACATAGTTCTCATGGGATTTGGACAGGACGATTACGTGAAGAATTCTCTTCTCACGATGTACGCCAAATGTGGTGACTTCACTTCCAGTAATTTTATCTTCAACGAGTTTGATAGTAAAACTGCTGTCTCGTGGAATGTTATGATTGCTACTAATGCTCATCAAGGCAATGGTGAAGAGgcgttgaaattatttttgaaaatGCATCGTTCTGGAGTTGACTTTGATCATTTTAGCTTCTCTGGAGGGCTTGCTGCTAGTTCAAACTTGGCATCACTAGAAGAGGGCCAACAAATTCACAGCTTGATGATCAAGCTTGGTTTTGGTTCAGACCTGCACGTTGCAAATGCAGCCATGGACATGTATGGAAAATGTGGTGATATGGTTGATGTGCTGAAAATACTTCCTGAACCAACCAGCCGATCAAGGTTATCGTGGAACATATTGATATCAGGCTTTTCCAGACATGGTTACTTCAAGGAAGCCATAGAAACTTTTAATGAAATGATTCAAATGGGAGAGTGGCCAGATCATGTCACCTTTGTGTCACTCCTATCTGCTTGTAATCATGGAGGCCTTGTCGATGAAGGTCTGTcatacttctcttctatgatGTCTGAATTTGGTGTCACACAAGGAATTGAGCATTGTGTCTGCATTATTGATCTCCTTGGCCGGTTAGGGAGGCTCAGTGAAGCAGATAAGTTTATAACAGAAATGCCGGTCCCGCCAAATGATCTTATTTGGCGGAGTTTGTTATCGGCATGCAGAAACCACAATAATCTGGAACTTGGGATAAAAGCTGCTCAACATCTTCTGGAGTTGGATCCATCAGATGATGCAGCCTATGTTCTTCTATCAAACGTTTGTGCGGTTAGTGGGAGATGGGAAGATGTGGATGATTTGAGGAGGAAAATGAAATCGAGTAACATAAAGAAAAAACCCGCTTGCAGTTGGGTTAAGGTGAACAACAAGGTAAGTACATTTGGAATGGGGGACAAGTCCCACCCACAGAAAGATCAGATTTACGCGAAGTTGGAAGATTTGAAGCAAATAATCAGAGAAACAGGTTATATACCAGATACAAGCTTTTCATTGCACGATACGGATGaagagcaaaaagaacagaaTCTTTGGAACCACAGCGAGAAGGTTGCCCTTGCATTTGCCTTGATTAATTCAGTTGATGGTTCAGTTATCAGAATATTTAAGAATCTCCGTGTTTGTGGCGATTGTCATTCTATGTTTAAACATGTTAGTCAAGCTGTACAGAGAACAATTGTGTTGAGGGATTCATATAGGTTTCACCATTTCAGCGGAGGTAAGTGCTCTTGTGGTGACTACTGGTAG
- the LOC113273007 gene encoding uncharacterized protein LOC113273007: MEQPKGFVDVDHPIHFCKLNKAIYDLKQAPRAWFDKFKSFLIAQGFIISKSDHSLFIYFFGSGVLLLLIYVDDILLIGSSEFLLSSFFKKLSTVFSMKDLGDLHYFLGIEVKHDSSTNSLVLTQSKYTVELLQRTGMIDCKPCNTPVANGLRAPVNDGELLSDPTEYRNIVGALQYLTLTRPDITFGVNYTFQFMHAPRTTHMLLVKRILRYLKASLGSGITFSSGNITSLTGYSDSDWAGFPDTRKSIAGYCVFLGNSLISWQSKKHPTVLKSSIEVEYEDLTLLAVEVMWLSTLLSELNVPLETPYTLYCDMMEREHLQPIQYFILGLNTLRWITILFVICLKLTSCPLPTFLHRSS, encoded by the coding sequence ATGGAACAACCCAAGGGATTTGTGGATGTTGATCACCCAATTCATTTTTGCAAACTCAACAAGGCTATCTATGACTTGAAGCAAGCACCACGCGCATGGTTTGACAAGTTTAAAAGCTTCCTCATTGCTCAAGGGTTCATCATATCAAAGTCTGATCATTCTCTATTCATCTACTTCTTTGGCTCAGGTGTATTGCTCCTCCTTATTTATGTTGATGACATCCTCCTCATTGGTAGTTCTGAATTCCTTCTGTCATCTTTCTTTAAGAAACTGAGTACAGTCTTTTCTATGAAAGACTTGGGTGACTTACACTACTTTCTGGGTATTGAGGTCAAGCATGATTCTTCAACAAACTCACTGGTTCTTACACAATCCAAGTATACTGTGGAATTACTTCAACGCACTGGAATGATTGACTGCAAGCCTTGTAATACCCCTGTTGCAAATGGTCTAAGAGCACCAGTTAATGATGGTGAACTGCTTTCAGATCCAACTGAGTATCGCAACATTGTTGGAGCTCTACAATATCTCACCCTCACTCGCCCTGACATTACCTTTGGCGTAAACTACACATTTCAATTCATGCATGCTCCAAGGACCACTCATATGCTTCTGGTCAAAAGGATATTGCGTTATCTGAAAGCCTCACTTGGATCTGGCATAACCTTCTCATCTGGTAACATCACTTCACTCACTGGTTATTCTGATTCCGATTGGGCTGGCTTCCCAGACACTCGGAAATCAATAGCTGGCTATTGTGTATTCCTTGGAAACTCTCTTATCTCGTGGCAATCCAAGAAGCATCCAACAGTTTTAAAATCCAGCATAGAAGTAGAGTATGAAGATCTGACTCTCCTAGCTGTTGAAGTTATGTGGCTCTCCACACTGCTATCTGAACTTAATGTTCCACTAGAAACACCATATACACTCTACTGTGACATGATGGAGCGAGAGCACTTGCAGCCAATCCAGTATTTCATACTCGGACTAAACACACTGAGGTGGATTACCATTTTGTTCGTGATCTGCTTGAAGCTGACTTCGTGTCCTTTGCCTACGTTCCTTCATCGAAGCAGCTAG
- the LOC113273006 gene encoding putative pentatricopeptide repeat-containing protein At1g69350, mitochondrial produces MYSKVGSLKVAKHVFDQMPNRNQASWDTTVSGFVGAGLRVKGKCRNELIGGSAENEEPQAAVKAYKSMRKDGISVNYVTIVSILGYWSALNDLVKVGARIILMGFGQDDYVKNSLLTMYAKCGDFASSSFIFNEFASKTDVSWNVMIATNANQDLHVANAAMDMYGKCGDMVDVLKILAEPTSRSSWIKVNNKVSTFGMGDKFHPEADQIYEKLADLKQIIRET; encoded by the exons ATGTACTCTAAAGTTGGCAGTTTAAAAGTTGCCAAACATGTGTTTGATCAAATGCCTAATAGAAATCAAGCCTCTTGGGATACTACAGTGTCTGGTTTTGTTGGAGCTGGTTTGCGTGTCAAAGG GAAATGCCGAAACGAGCTTATTGGGGGATCTGCTGAAAATGAAGAACCACAAGCAGCAGTAAAAGCTTACAAGTCAATGAGGAAAGACGGGATTTCTGTAAATTACGTAACTATAGTGAGTATTCTTGGTTATTGGTCGGCTCTTAATGATCTTGTGAAAGTCGGGGCACGCATTATTCTCATGGGATTTGGACAAGATGATTACGTGAAGAATTCTCTTCTCACGATGTACGCCAAATGTGGTGACTTCGCTTCCAGTAGTTTTATCTTTAACGAGTTTGCAAGTAAAACAGATGTCTCATGGAATGTTATGATTGCTACTAATGCTAATCAAG ACCTGCACGTTGCAAATGCAGCCATGGATATGTATGGAAAATGCGGAGATATGGTTGATGTACTGAAAATACTTGCTGAACCAACCAGCCGATCAAG TTGGATTAAGGTGAACAACAAGGTAAGTACATTTGGAATGGGAGACAAGTTTCACCCAGAGGCAGATCAGATTTATGAGAAGCTGGCAGATTTGAAGCAAATAATCAGAGAAACATGA